A region of Acidobacteriota bacterium DNA encodes the following proteins:
- the dnaJ gene encoding molecular chaperone DnaJ, producing MASKRDYYEVLGIERGANDQEIKSAYRKLAVKYHPDRNPGDTEAEDRFKEATEAYSVLSDADKRARYDRFGHSGVGGGGAGAGGFDPTIFADFSDILGDIFGLGGNRRRGPRAPRRGADLRYDLVLSFEKAAFGTPEKLRIPRLETCDTCEGSGSAGKEPPKACATCGGHGQVRFNQGFFSVARTCPQCGGQGTLVTDPCIACRGEGRREQERTLEVNIPAGVEDGSRLRLTGEGEHGRFGGPPGDLFVVIGVEPHEHLRREGPHVFSRLPISYPQAVLGATCEVETLHGKVSLEVPSGTEHGREFRMRGKGIERLDRAGRGDHMVRIEVEVPRLRDLNEEEVDLLRRLAEISGSKVGDGQTVLDKVKKKVFG from the coding sequence ATGGCTTCGAAACGTGACTACTACGAGGTGCTGGGCATCGAGCGCGGCGCCAACGATCAAGAGATCAAGTCCGCCTACCGCAAACTGGCGGTCAAGTACCACCCGGATCGCAATCCCGGAGACACCGAGGCGGAGGATCGCTTCAAGGAGGCGACGGAGGCTTACTCGGTGCTGTCGGACGCCGATAAGCGAGCTCGCTACGACCGCTTTGGCCACTCCGGTGTGGGCGGCGGCGGAGCCGGTGCCGGGGGCTTCGATCCCACCATCTTCGCCGACTTCTCGGACATCTTGGGTGACATCTTCGGCCTCGGCGGCAACCGGCGGCGCGGTCCGCGGGCGCCGCGCCGCGGTGCCGATCTGCGCTACGACCTGGTGCTGAGCTTCGAGAAGGCAGCCTTCGGAACGCCCGAGAAGCTGCGCATTCCGCGCCTCGAGACCTGCGACACCTGCGAGGGCTCCGGGAGCGCCGGCAAGGAGCCGCCCAAGGCCTGTGCCACCTGCGGTGGCCACGGCCAGGTGCGCTTCAACCAGGGCTTCTTCTCGGTGGCGCGGACCTGTCCTCAGTGTGGTGGACAGGGCACCTTGGTGACCGACCCCTGCATCGCCTGTCGCGGCGAGGGGCGCCGCGAGCAGGAGCGCACTCTGGAAGTCAACATTCCCGCCGGCGTCGAGGACGGCTCGCGTTTGCGTCTCACCGGTGAAGGCGAGCACGGACGCTTCGGCGGCCCGCCGGGAGACCTCTTCGTGGTGATCGGCGTCGAGCCTCACGAGCATCTGCGGCGCGAGGGGCCACACGTCTTCAGCCGCCTCCCCATCAGCTACCCGCAGGCGGTGCTGGGGGCTACCTGCGAGGTCGAGACCCTGCATGGCAAGGTCTCCCTCGAAGTGCCATCCGGCACCGAGCACGGGCGCGAGTTCCGCATGCGCGGCAAGGGCATCGAGCGCCTCGACCGCGCCGGTCGCGGCGATCACATGGTGCGGATCGAGGTGGAAGTGCCGCGGCTGCGGGACCTCAACGAAGAGGAGGTCGACCTGCTGCGGCGTCTGGCCGAGATCTCCGGCAGCAAGGTCGGAGATGGCCAGACGGTGCTCGACAAGGTCAAGAAGAAGGTCTTCGGCTAG
- the dnaK gene encoding molecular chaperone DnaK: MSKILGIDLGTTNSCVAVVDALAPRVLSNREGSRTTPSIVAFTEDGDRLVGQIAKRQAITNPRNTVFAVKRLVGRKFEDDEVQRAIDLLPYPLVRAGNGDLKVLIRDRQYSSQEISAFILREIKEFSEEALGEEVEEAVLTVPAYFDDSQRQATKDAGRIAGLEILRIINEPTAAALAYGLDRQAEKKTVAVYDLGGGTFDISILELSEGIFEVKSTSGDTYLGGEDFDRAIMEWLIAEFKKETGVDLREDRMALQRLKEAAERAKCELSSEAESAINLPFISADDSGPRHLARTLTRSHFEDLVRDLVRRTEDPCLDALAQAGLRPDQIDEVLLVGGQTRMPLVWDTVRRIFQREPNREINPDEVVAMGAAIQGGILRGDVKDVVLLDITPLSLGIETHGGLFTKLIDRNSAIPTKSTQIFTTVVDNQDTVEIHVLQGEREISKENKSLGRFELVGIPPAPRGVPQIEVTFAIDSNGIVNVSARDMATNLSQSVQINPAGGLSQEEVARLVEEADANAQADRHRREIRQLKNRLEGLIYNNQRVFDQFRSMLQEGDRQHIHEVLIQARSALSKEERGELEVAMYDLNSISRTLSEVMLNSTDS; encoded by the coding sequence ATGAGCAAGATACTGGGCATTGACCTCGGGACGACCAATAGCTGCGTCGCCGTGGTCGATGCATTGGCGCCGCGGGTGCTTTCGAATCGCGAGGGCAGCCGCACCACGCCCTCGATCGTGGCCTTCACCGAAGACGGTGATCGGCTGGTGGGGCAGATCGCCAAACGGCAGGCGATCACCAACCCGCGCAACACCGTCTTCGCCGTCAAGCGACTGGTGGGGAGGAAGTTCGAGGACGACGAAGTTCAGCGCGCCATCGACCTGCTGCCCTACCCGCTGGTGCGCGCCGGCAACGGCGACCTCAAGGTGTTGATCCGCGATCGCCAGTACAGCTCCCAGGAGATCTCCGCCTTCATCCTGCGCGAGATCAAGGAGTTCTCCGAAGAGGCCCTCGGCGAAGAGGTCGAAGAGGCGGTGTTGACGGTGCCGGCCTACTTCGACGACTCGCAGCGTCAGGCGACCAAGGACGCCGGCCGCATCGCCGGTCTCGAGATCCTGCGCATCATCAACGAGCCGACGGCGGCGGCCCTCGCCTATGGTCTCGACCGCCAGGCGGAGAAGAAGACCGTCGCGGTCTACGACCTCGGCGGCGGCACCTTCGATATTTCGATTCTCGAGCTCTCGGAGGGCATCTTCGAGGTCAAGTCGACCAGTGGCGACACCTATCTCGGTGGCGAGGACTTCGATCGCGCCATCATGGAGTGGCTGATCGCCGAGTTCAAGAAGGAGACGGGCGTCGATCTGCGCGAGGATCGGATGGCCCTGCAGCGCCTCAAGGAAGCCGCCGAGCGCGCCAAGTGCGAGCTCTCCTCGGAGGCCGAATCGGCGATCAACCTGCCCTTCATCTCGGCCGACGACAGCGGCCCCCGGCACCTCGCCCGCACCCTGACCCGGTCCCATTTCGAGGATCTGGTGCGCGATCTGGTGCGGCGCACCGAGGATCCCTGCCTCGACGCTCTGGCCCAGGCCGGGCTGCGGCCGGATCAGATCGACGAGGTTCTGCTGGTCGGTGGTCAGACCCGCATGCCGCTGGTCTGGGACACGGTACGGCGCATCTTCCAGCGCGAGCCCAACCGCGAGATCAATCCCGACGAGGTGGTGGCGATGGGAGCCGCCATCCAGGGCGGCATCCTGCGCGGTGACGTCAAGGACGTCGTTCTCCTCGACATCACGCCGCTGTCCTTGGGAATCGAAACCCATGGCGGCCTGTTTACCAAGCTGATCGACCGCAACTCGGCGATTCCGACCAAGAGCACGCAGATCTTCACCACCGTCGTCGACAACCAGGACACGGTGGAGATCCACGTCTTGCAGGGTGAGCGCGAGATCTCGAAGGAGAACAAGTCCCTCGGTCGATTCGAGCTGGTGGGTATTCCGCCGGCACCACGCGGCGTACCGCAGATCGAGGTGACCTTCGCCATCGACTCGAACGGAATCGTCAACGTGTCGGCGCGGGACATGGCGACCAACCTGTCTCAGAGTGTGCAGATCAACCCCGCCGGGGGCCTCAGTCAGGAAGAGGTCGCGCGGCTGGTGGAAGAGGCCGATGCCAACGCCCAGGCGGATCGCCACCGGCGCGAGATTCGGCAGCTCAAGAATCGCCTCGAAGGGTTGATTTACAACAACCAGCGGGTGTTCGATCAGTTCCGCAGCATGCTGCAAGAAGGCGATCGGCAGCACATCCACGAGGTGTTGATCCAGGCCCGCAGCGCGCTGTCGAAGGAGGAGCGGGGCGAGCTCGAGGTCGCCATGTACGACCTCAACTCAATCTCTCGCACCCTCTCCGAGGTGATGCTGAATTCGACCGACAGCTAG
- the grpE gene encoding nucleotide exchange factor GrpE, with protein sequence MEETGGDDLEAVVRDAVAAVEEVEERGGSRRAGEGFEEEVLRLRQEVREVRERSVRTLADFENYRKRSERELRESKRYALVESTREMLAVVDNFERALTAGGSADDLRQGVELILRQLLDVLKRQGVEEVAAEGEPFDPSIHEAVSKREDPAVLDPVVVQEMQKGYRLHDRLLRPAIVEVAVPVESKD encoded by the coding sequence TTGGAAGAGACCGGAGGCGACGATCTGGAAGCGGTCGTGAGGGATGCCGTCGCGGCCGTCGAAGAGGTCGAGGAACGGGGCGGGAGCCGGCGTGCCGGCGAAGGCTTCGAGGAAGAGGTGCTGCGTCTGCGCCAGGAGGTTCGGGAAGTGCGGGAGCGCTCCGTCCGCACCCTCGCCGACTTCGAGAACTACCGCAAGCGCTCCGAGCGCGAGCTGCGGGAATCGAAGCGCTACGCCCTGGTGGAGTCGACCCGCGAGATGTTGGCGGTGGTCGACAACTTCGAGCGGGCGCTGACTGCCGGCGGATCGGCGGACGATCTGCGCCAAGGGGTCGAGCTGATCTTGCGTCAGCTTCTGGACGTCCTCAAGCGCCAGGGCGTCGAAGAGGTCGCCGCCGAGGGAGAGCCCTTCGACCCCTCGATTCACGAGGCGGTATCGAAGCGCGAGGACCCGGCGGTGCTGGACCCGGTGGTGGTCCAGGAGATGCAGAAGGGCTACCGGCTGCACGATCGCCTTCTGCGCCCGGCCATCGTCGAGGTGGCCGTGCCGGTGGAGAGCAAGGACTAG
- the hrcA gene encoding heat-inducible transcriptional repressor HrcA — MSRESPKVDLDTRHREILKAIIATYVLDAEPVSSRAVAKQGGLGLSAATIRNVMADLEDWGFLIQPHTSAGRVPTGEAYHLFIDSMMSGRGVPARHRRFVHEHLKASSEDPEELMAATSHVLSELTQQVGIVVGPALGEAVLEAINFVPMSGRKVLCVVVSAAGFVDNKVIETSEPIAGEKLVEISNYLNANFSGVSMQEIRSRILALMNEERAQMDRMLSTAIELAREGLRVRSVPEVRVDGASTVLGQPELADLERVRTLMETFADRVRLVDMLNRCMSGTGLRVLIGADSDLTSPLDFSLVATTYRVGDRPLGTLGVFGPSRMAYQRIIPLVDYVGESLSRALDEGVESKVRDSS, encoded by the coding sequence GTGAGCCGTGAATCCCCAAAGGTCGATCTCGACACCCGCCATCGCGAGATTCTGAAGGCGATTATCGCCACCTACGTTCTCGATGCGGAACCGGTGAGCTCGCGGGCCGTCGCCAAGCAGGGCGGACTCGGCCTGTCGGCGGCGACGATTCGCAACGTGATGGCCGATCTCGAAGACTGGGGATTCCTGATTCAGCCGCACACTTCGGCCGGCCGGGTACCCACCGGCGAGGCCTACCACCTGTTCATCGACTCGATGATGTCCGGACGTGGAGTGCCGGCGCGCCACCGGCGCTTTGTTCACGAACACCTCAAGGCTTCGTCGGAAGATCCGGAAGAGCTGATGGCGGCCACTTCCCACGTGCTCTCGGAGCTCACCCAGCAGGTCGGCATCGTGGTCGGCCCGGCCCTCGGCGAGGCCGTGCTCGAGGCGATCAACTTCGTGCCGATGAGTGGCCGCAAGGTGCTCTGCGTGGTGGTTTCGGCGGCGGGATTCGTCGACAACAAGGTGATCGAGACCAGTGAGCCGATCGCCGGTGAAAAACTGGTCGAGATCTCTAACTACCTGAACGCCAACTTCTCCGGCGTGTCGATGCAGGAGATCCGCAGCCGGATTCTCGCCTTGATGAATGAAGAGCGCGCCCAGATGGACCGTATGCTGTCGACCGCCATCGAGCTCGCCCGCGAAGGTTTGCGGGTGCGATCGGTGCCGGAAGTGCGGGTCGACGGTGCTTCGACGGTGCTCGGTCAGCCGGAGCTGGCGGACCTCGAGCGGGTGCGCACCCTGATGGAGACCTTCGCCGATCGCGTGCGGCTGGTCGATATGCTCAATCGCTGCATGAGCGGCACCGGCTTGCGGGTGTTGATCGGTGCCGACAGTGACCTGACCTCGCCGCTGGATTTCTCTCTGGTGGCGACGACCTACCGGGTCGGCGACCGCCCTCTCGGAACGCTCGGCGTCTTCGGACCGTCGCGGATGGCCTACCAGCGCATCATTCCGCTGGTCGACTACGTCGGCGAGAGCCTGAGCCGAGCCCTCGACGAGGGAGTGGAATCGAAGGTTCGCGATTCGAGTTGA
- a CDS encoding DUF2520 domain-containing protein has protein sequence MNGKQRLWSNIALVGAGKVGTSLVAWLHAHGAQVAQVATRRSGDGGEQLARRYGARATPLEDFSSAGSDLLLLAVADPALDQVVAGLAQRPQADVALHTAGSRGASALAALRHGTPEIALGSLHPLKAFPTPRPDVADAAGVFFALDGDPPAVALGLELAHLWGGRAAVISEDKRLAYHAAATLAAGGVVTLLAAAADLGRRLGLPAEVAEGYLALARGALDQAETAAPDFERAITGPVARGDEATFRQHLEALAGSAPELKPLLEELAAATRRLRDA, from the coding sequence GTGAACGGCAAGCAAAGGCTTTGGAGCAACATCGCCCTGGTGGGCGCGGGCAAGGTCGGAACCAGCCTGGTGGCCTGGCTTCATGCCCACGGCGCACAGGTCGCACAGGTGGCGACGCGGCGCTCCGGCGATGGCGGCGAGCAGCTCGCCCGCCGCTACGGTGCGAGGGCCACCCCGCTGGAGGATTTCTCGAGTGCGGGTAGCGACCTCCTGCTGCTGGCGGTGGCCGACCCCGCCCTCGACCAAGTGGTCGCCGGATTGGCCCAGCGGCCACAGGCCGATGTCGCCCTGCACACCGCCGGCAGCCGTGGGGCCAGCGCCCTCGCTGCCCTGCGCCATGGGACTCCCGAGATCGCCCTCGGCAGCCTCCATCCACTGAAAGCCTTTCCGACGCCGCGGCCGGATGTCGCCGATGCCGCCGGCGTTTTTTTCGCCCTCGACGGCGACCCGCCGGCCGTCGCCCTCGGTCTCGAGTTGGCCCACCTCTGGGGCGGCAGAGCGGCGGTCATCTCAGAAGACAAACGGCTGGCCTACCACGCGGCGGCGACCCTCGCCGCCGGCGGCGTGGTCACCCTGCTGGCCGCCGCCGCCGACCTCGGTCGGCGCCTCGGCCTGCCGGCGGAGGTCGCCGAAGGCTACTTGGCCCTGGCACGGGGAGCCCTCGATCAGGCCGAAACGGCCGCACCCGACTTCGAGCGAGCCATCACCGGGCCGGTGGCGCGCGGTGACGAGGCGACCTTCCGCCAGCACCTCGAAGCCCTCGCCGGCAGCGCACCCGAGCTCAAGCCGCTGCTCGAGGAGCTCGCCGCGGCGACGCGGCGCTTACGCGACGCCTAG
- a CDS encoding right-handed parallel beta-helix repeat-containing protein: protein MRRIHGVFLAASLVAAGALADTVTVPTDHATIQAAIDDVQGTAGALVWIDSDDTFNEDLTIVDSVAIRAAAGRQPTIRGVGDNTVDVELAGTGGESFELTGLRLLPFPGANSSVDVVNVIKDGDQPITVFLDRLTVEDPESSGAGAVNLRSAFAATGALNATIVDSAITLGGTPGQGTSAITMLEEGSLTVERCSFDISESSGEAWDIRGSRGAGIVFELFDSTVDISSPAGPFSSQVGIFLNDVSATLERNVFTLIDEAEGSADGIRTSPGSPGPGNITIQMRANTFRRVGQPGGRALSASPFAGGQVQLVAINNVIAGMRGFSFNPQGSSPGGPPAPTVNANLANNTIDGSNGSAISISGQDGSEITLSITNNLLTNHEGWGISIFPSPGVTLNDSIDNNGYFNNAMGDVQAPLAPGLDALFADPRYVDQAGGDLHLRAGSPAIDRGAAIPLPLTDRDGNPRIQGAAVDLGAYEAAPVEFEIPVISPLGMLGLGALLAFAGLLTLRRRAT from the coding sequence ATGCGCAGAATTCACGGAGTCTTTCTCGCGGCCAGCCTGGTCGCTGCCGGAGCCTTGGCCGACACGGTGACCGTGCCAACGGACCACGCCACCATTCAAGCCGCCATCGACGATGTCCAGGGCACCGCCGGAGCCCTCGTCTGGATCGACAGCGACGACACCTTCAACGAAGACCTCACGATCGTCGACTCGGTCGCCATTCGCGCCGCCGCCGGGCGTCAGCCGACGATCCGAGGAGTCGGCGACAACACCGTCGACGTCGAGCTCGCCGGCACCGGCGGCGAGAGCTTTGAGCTCACCGGCCTGCGCCTGCTGCCCTTCCCTGGCGCCAACAGCTCGGTCGACGTCGTCAATGTGATCAAGGACGGAGACCAGCCGATCACGGTGTTTCTCGACCGGCTGACCGTCGAGGATCCGGAGAGCTCCGGCGCCGGGGCGGTCAATCTGCGTTCGGCCTTCGCCGCCACCGGCGCCCTCAATGCGACGATAGTCGATAGCGCCATCACCTTGGGCGGCACCCCCGGCCAAGGCACCTCCGCCATCACCATGCTGGAAGAAGGCAGCCTGACCGTCGAACGCTGCAGCTTCGACATTTCCGAAAGCAGCGGCGAGGCCTGGGACATCCGTGGCTCGCGCGGCGCGGGGATCGTCTTCGAGCTGTTCGACTCCACCGTCGACATCTCCTCCCCGGCCGGCCCCTTCTCGTCACAGGTCGGGATCTTCCTGAACGACGTCTCCGCCACCCTCGAGCGCAACGTCTTCACCCTCATCGACGAGGCCGAGGGCAGCGCCGACGGCATCCGGACCAGTCCCGGCAGCCCCGGCCCCGGCAACATCACGATTCAAATGCGAGCCAACACCTTCCGGCGCGTCGGTCAGCCCGGCGGACGGGCCCTGAGCGCCAGCCCCTTCGCCGGCGGCCAGGTCCAGTTGGTCGCCATCAACAACGTCATCGCAGGCATGAGGGGCTTCTCCTTCAATCCCCAGGGGTCCTCCCCCGGAGGCCCTCCGGCACCGACCGTCAACGCCAATCTGGCCAATAACACCATCGATGGCTCCAACGGCTCCGCCATCTCGATCAGCGGGCAGGACGGCTCCGAGATCACCCTTTCGATCACCAACAACCTGCTCACCAACCACGAGGGCTGGGGCATCTCGATCTTCCCTTCGCCCGGTGTCACCCTCAACGACAGCATCGACAACAACGGCTACTTCAACAACGCCATGGGAGACGTCCAGGCGCCACTGGCCCCCGGCCTCGATGCCCTGTTCGCCGACCCGCGCTACGTCGACCAGGCCGGCGGCGACCTGCACCTGAGGGCGGGGTCACCGGCCATCGATCGCGGCGCGGCGATTCCGCTGCCGCTGACCGACCGCGACGGCAACCCCCGCATCCAGGGGGCGGCGGTCGATCTCGGCGCCTACGAGGCCGCCCCGGTGGAGTTCGAGATCCCGGTGATCTCGCCCCTCGGCATGCTCGGCCTGGGTGCCCTGCTGGCCTTCGCCGGCCTGCTGACCCTGCGCCGTCGGGCGACCTGA
- a CDS encoding efflux RND transporter permease subunit, producing the protein MKNPPDAPLASLVRAAIDRPVTLAMAVAGILVLGVVALTRLPLEFLPSFSSSNISVQVPYRSASPAEIERTIVRPLEDSFGTLNGLERLTATAAADSAQVRLSFLDGTDMDLATVEVRDRIDRARQYLPTDIDRITIRRFQSSDLPVLRLQLSSSGPLEELFDFAENVLQRRLERLDGVAQVRLDGLRTPRVEIDLDPARLAAHGLDVRDLREALQRDNRNLSVGEVRQGGRKLLVRALGEVATVDQIRRLPVGADGLRLADVASIEYKLPKQESFTYLNGVEALKVQVYKASTANLLEVADAVRRELDAVLALPAAEGYSARIYRDSSRDVRQGLGQLRNSGLFGGVLAILAILLFLRRPRPTLLVAVAIPVSVVASFVLIFLLRQSGLSEITLNVVSLAGLMLALGMLVDNSVVVIESIFRHRNDLGRDAESAALEGTSEVALPILASTATTLCVFLPLAFLTGSGRLALYFQHIATTLAIVIASSLVVALTVVPAVAARLFAGQSARPSREIGLSGLYLRLLAFTLRHRAAFLAVAVILLAGSIHLLSSIDRSFSARSEERQITVLVDTPRQFSEAQTRALYGELYDLFESHREELEIADISHSFDRGTGRSRGGWGRDRRFEIYLVDEAAGGQSTAEVRNRLRAQLPRYPGVGLRISQGRGRGSVAGVEVELSGDDPVQLARISENLANRLAQVPRIRDVDTSLDSGDEEIHLAVSRPRTTASGLSTLAVASTVASALSDRPVSRIKSDDREIDLVLRYREDRRETLDQLKSFPLAGLPLATYADFETLPGPRSIQREDRRSQVTVTANTLSSRDSFTATREVAALMAATPLPPGVSWSFGRWNRLEAQDRESSDFAIFLALVMVYLLMAALFESFVQPLVILVSVPFALLGVALALRYADQPWDTMTSLGLIILLGVVVNNAIVLIDHINGLRRAGLSRQEAILQGGRHRLRPILITAITTLVGLLPMVAPLLFPAWFGPLEGRAATWAPIGLVIFGGLTTSTFLTLLIIPTVYSLIDDLTAFARRVADAA; encoded by the coding sequence ATGAAGAACCCGCCCGACGCCCCCCTCGCCAGCCTCGTCCGAGCCGCCATCGACCGTCCGGTCACCCTGGCGATGGCGGTGGCCGGCATCCTGGTGCTGGGCGTCGTCGCCCTGACCCGCCTACCGCTCGAGTTTCTGCCCAGCTTTTCATCGTCGAACATCTCCGTGCAGGTGCCCTACCGCTCGGCCTCGCCGGCGGAGATCGAGCGCACCATCGTGCGCCCACTGGAAGACTCCTTCGGCACCCTCAACGGTCTCGAGCGCCTCACCGCCACCGCCGCTGCCGACTCGGCCCAGGTGCGCCTGTCCTTCCTCGATGGCACCGACATGGACCTCGCCACCGTCGAGGTGCGCGACCGCATCGACCGCGCTCGGCAGTACCTGCCGACGGACATCGACCGCATCACCATTCGACGGTTCCAGTCCTCGGATCTTCCCGTCTTGCGCCTGCAGCTCAGCTCCTCGGGTCCCCTCGAGGAGCTCTTCGACTTCGCTGAAAACGTCCTGCAGCGGCGTCTCGAGCGTCTCGACGGGGTCGCCCAAGTGCGCCTCGACGGGCTGCGCACGCCGCGGGTCGAGATCGACCTCGATCCCGCCCGCCTCGCCGCCCATGGCCTCGATGTTCGAGACCTGCGGGAAGCTCTTCAGCGCGACAACCGCAATCTCTCCGTCGGCGAGGTCCGCCAGGGCGGCCGCAAGCTGCTGGTGCGGGCCCTCGGCGAGGTCGCCACCGTCGACCAGATCCGGCGCCTACCGGTCGGCGCCGACGGCCTGCGGCTGGCCGATGTCGCCAGCATCGAGTACAAGCTCCCGAAGCAAGAGTCCTTCACCTATCTCAACGGCGTCGAGGCCCTCAAGGTGCAGGTCTACAAGGCCTCCACCGCCAACCTCCTGGAGGTCGCCGACGCCGTGCGCCGGGAGCTCGATGCGGTCCTCGCGTTGCCCGCCGCCGAGGGCTACTCGGCACGCATCTACCGCGATTCCTCGAGGGACGTGCGCCAGGGCCTCGGGCAGCTCCGCAACAGCGGCCTCTTCGGCGGCGTCCTGGCGATCCTGGCGATCCTCCTCTTCCTGCGCCGCCCGCGCCCCACCCTGCTGGTGGCGGTGGCGATTCCGGTGAGCGTCGTCGCCAGCTTCGTGCTCATCTTCCTGCTGCGCCAGAGCGGCCTGTCGGAGATCACCCTCAACGTCGTCAGCCTGGCCGGCCTGATGCTCGCCCTCGGCATGCTGGTGGACAACTCGGTGGTGGTGATCGAGTCGATCTTTCGTCATCGCAACGATCTCGGCCGAGACGCCGAAAGCGCCGCCCTCGAAGGCACCAGCGAGGTCGCCCTGCCGATTCTGGCCTCGACCGCGACCACCCTCTGCGTCTTTCTTCCCCTCGCCTTCCTCACCGGCAGCGGACGCCTGGCGCTGTACTTTCAGCACATCGCCACCACCCTCGCCATCGTCATCGCCTCCTCCCTGGTGGTCGCCTTGACGGTGGTGCCGGCGGTCGCAGCCCGCCTGTTCGCCGGGCAATCGGCACGACCGTCGCGGGAAATCGGCCTGAGCGGCCTCTACTTGCGCCTGCTCGCCTTCACCCTGCGCCACCGCGCCGCCTTTCTGGCCGTCGCGGTGATTCTGCTGGCCGGCTCGATCCACCTTCTGAGCAGCATCGATCGCTCCTTCTCGGCGCGCAGCGAGGAACGCCAGATCACCGTCCTGGTCGACACTCCGCGGCAATTCTCGGAAGCCCAGACCCGAGCCCTCTACGGCGAGCTCTACGACCTCTTCGAGAGTCATCGCGAGGAGCTCGAGATCGCCGACATCTCACACAGCTTCGACCGCGGCACCGGTCGCTCCCGCGGCGGCTGGGGCCGAGATCGGCGCTTCGAGATCTACCTCGTCGACGAGGCCGCCGGCGGCCAGAGCACGGCCGAGGTGCGCAACCGCCTGCGCGCCCAGCTGCCGCGCTACCCCGGTGTCGGCCTGCGCATCAGCCAGGGTCGAGGCCGCGGCAGCGTCGCCGGCGTCGAGGTCGAGCTCTCCGGTGACGACCCGGTGCAGCTCGCCCGAATCAGCGAAAACCTCGCCAACCGCCTGGCCCAGGTGCCCCGCATCCGCGACGTCGACACCTCTCTCGACAGCGGCGACGAGGAGATTCACCTCGCCGTGTCGCGCCCCCGCACCACGGCGTCCGGGTTGTCGACCCTCGCCGTCGCCTCGACGGTGGCGAGCGCCCTGTCGGACCGGCCGGTGAGCCGGATCAAGAGCGACGACCGCGAGATCGATCTGGTCTTGCGCTATCGCGAGGATCGGCGGGAGACCCTCGACCAGCTCAAGAGCTTTCCCCTCGCGGGGCTGCCGCTGGCCACCTACGCCGACTTCGAAACTCTGCCGGGGCCGCGCAGCATTCAGCGCGAAGATCGGCGTTCCCAGGTCACCGTGACCGCCAACACGCTGAGCTCTCGCGACTCCTTCACCGCCACCCGCGAGGTCGCAGCCCTGATGGCGGCGACGCCCTTGCCCCCCGGCGTCTCGTGGAGCTTCGGGCGCTGGAATCGCCTCGAAGCTCAGGACCGCGAGAGCAGCGACTTCGCCATCTTCCTGGCCCTGGTGATGGTCTATCTGCTGATGGCCGCCCTCTTCGAAAGCTTCGTCCAGCCGCTGGTCATCCTGGTGTCGGTACCCTTCGCCCTGCTCGGCGTCGCCCTCGCCCTGCGCTATGCGGACCAGCCTTGGGACACCATGACCTCCCTCGGGCTGATCATCCTGCTCGGCGTGGTGGTCAACAACGCCATCGTGCTGATCGACCACATCAACGGCCTGCGCCGCGCCGGGCTGAGTCGCCAGGAGGCCATCCTGCAGGGCGGACGCCATCGCCTGCGGCCGATCCTGATCACCGCCATCACCACCCTCGTCGGCCTGCTGCCGATGGTCGCCCCGCTGCTCTTCCCGGCCTGGTTCGGCCCCCTCGAAGGACGCGCCGCCACCTGGGCACCGATCGGGCTGGTGATCTTCGGCGGCCTGACCACCTCGACCTTTCTCACCCTGTTGATCATCCCGACGGTCTACTCGCTGATCGACGACCTGACGGCCTTCGCCCGCCGCGTCGCCGACGCGGCGTGA